Proteins from a genomic interval of Streptomyces sp. NBC_00820:
- the nucS gene encoding endonuclease NucS: MRLVIARCSVDYAGRLTAHLPSAPRLILVKADGSVSIHADDRAYKPLNWMSPPCTLKEGAGDEAGVWTVINKAGEKLIITMEEILHDSSHELGVDPGLIKDGVEAHLQELLADRIETVGEGYTLIRREYMTAIGPVDILCRDAEGRTVAIEIKRRGEIDGVEQLTRYLELLNRDPHLAPVRGIFAAQEIKPQARVLATDRGINCQILDYNALRGIEDDKLRLF; encoded by the coding sequence ATGCGTCTCGTCATTGCCCGATGCTCGGTCGACTACGCCGGCCGGCTCACCGCCCACCTGCCCTCGGCGCCCCGCCTGATCCTGGTCAAGGCGGACGGCAGCGTCTCCATCCACGCGGACGACCGGGCCTACAAGCCCCTGAACTGGATGTCGCCGCCCTGCACACTGAAGGAGGGTGCCGGCGACGAGGCGGGGGTCTGGACCGTCATCAACAAGGCGGGCGAAAAACTGATCATCACGATGGAGGAGATCCTCCACGATTCCTCGCACGAACTCGGCGTGGACCCCGGCCTGATCAAGGACGGCGTGGAAGCACACCTCCAGGAGCTGCTCGCCGACCGCATCGAGACCGTCGGCGAGGGCTACACCCTGATCCGTCGCGAGTACATGACCGCGATCGGCCCCGTCGACATCCTCTGCCGGGACGCCGAGGGCCGGACCGTCGCGATCGAGATCAAGCGGCGCGGTGAGATCGACGGCGTCGAGCAGCTCACCCGCTACCTCGAACTGCTGAACCGCGACCCCCACCTCGCCCCGGTCCGCGGCATCTTCGCCGCCCAGGAGATCAAGCCCCAGGCCCGGGTCCTCGCCACCGACCGCGGCATCAACTGCCAGATCCTCGACTACAACGCCCTGCGCGGCATCGAGGACGACAAGCTCCGCCTGTTCTGA
- a CDS encoding SCO5389 family protein, translating to MSLDVSPALLEQAERGEVDEAEFVDCVRTSLPYAWEMISSLVAQLKVDGGPFADNQTPPPDEQARGQLLRALASDAIRGALQRHFGVRLAFQNCHRVAVFPLDTAVDEKLARFTSVRSQVLNQSPEFRDC from the coding sequence ATGTCGCTCGACGTCTCACCGGCCCTACTCGAACAGGCCGAGCGAGGCGAGGTCGACGAAGCAGAATTCGTCGACTGCGTCCGGACCTCCCTGCCTTACGCGTGGGAGATGATCAGCTCCCTGGTGGCCCAGCTGAAGGTGGACGGCGGCCCCTTCGCCGACAACCAGACGCCCCCGCCGGACGAGCAGGCACGCGGCCAGCTGCTGCGCGCGCTCGCCAGTGACGCCATACGCGGCGCGCTGCAGCGCCACTTCGGTGTGCGGCTGGCCTTCCAGAACTGCCACCGGGTGGCCGTGTTCCCGCTGGACACCGCGGTGGACGAGAAACTGGCCCGCTTCACCTCGGTGCGCAGCCAGGTGCTGAACCAGTCGCCGGAGTTCCGGGACTGCTGA
- a CDS encoding LLM class flavin-dependent oxidoreductase, giving the protein MHVGSFVLAAQFPGQGPGEALHRAVRSAEVAEEAGLDAVWLAEHHFVPYGTCPSAITLAALVLGRTRRVRVGTAVSVLPTAHPVALGEQAALLHVTSGGRFTLGVGRGGPWVDLEVFGAGLQAYERGFPESLDLLVRWLREPSVAASGERYRFREVPVVPRPSEALGETPGPEVVVACTSPGSVRLAAERGLPMLLGMHVGDEEKADMVALWRRCARAAGRPDEEIADAAHVSAGVCQLADRRTDAAETLLKAMPGWLKQGLEAHVTVDGRVRSMRDPLAYTELLCGLHPVGTARIAADRLAATSERTGITRFALLTEGSGDLAATEENLRRLGAEVLPQLR; this is encoded by the coding sequence ATGCACGTAGGCAGTTTTGTGCTGGCGGCCCAGTTCCCGGGCCAGGGACCCGGGGAGGCCCTGCACCGGGCGGTCCGTTCCGCCGAGGTCGCCGAGGAGGCCGGGCTGGACGCGGTCTGGCTGGCCGAGCACCACTTCGTGCCGTACGGCACATGCCCGTCCGCGATCACCCTGGCCGCCCTGGTGCTCGGCCGCACGCGCCGCGTCCGGGTCGGCACTGCGGTCAGCGTACTGCCCACCGCCCACCCGGTCGCCCTCGGCGAGCAGGCCGCGCTGCTGCATGTGACGAGCGGCGGACGGTTCACGCTCGGCGTGGGGCGCGGTGGCCCGTGGGTGGACCTGGAGGTGTTCGGCGCCGGGCTCCAGGCCTACGAGCGCGGCTTCCCGGAATCACTCGATCTGCTGGTCCGCTGGCTGCGGGAGCCGTCCGTAGCGGCCTCGGGCGAGCGGTACCGGTTCCGCGAGGTGCCCGTCGTACCGCGTCCCTCGGAGGCGCTGGGCGAGACGCCGGGGCCGGAGGTCGTCGTCGCCTGCACCTCGCCGGGGAGCGTCCGGCTGGCCGCCGAGCGCGGGCTGCCGATGCTGCTCGGCATGCACGTCGGGGACGAGGAGAAGGCCGACATGGTCGCCCTGTGGCGGCGCTGCGCCCGGGCCGCGGGCCGGCCGGACGAGGAGATCGCGGACGCGGCGCACGTCTCGGCCGGCGTGTGCCAGCTCGCGGACCGGCGCACCGACGCGGCGGAGACCCTGCTGAAGGCGATGCCGGGCTGGCTGAAACAGGGCCTCGAGGCCCATGTGACGGTCGACGGCCGGGTCCGCTCGATGCGTGATCCGCTCGCCTACACCGAGCTGCTCTGCGGGCTGCACCCGGTGGGCACCGCGCGGATCGCCGCCGACCGGCTCGCGGCCACCTCGGAGCGCACCGGCATCACCCGCTTCGCCCTGCTGACCGAGGGCTCGGGCGACCTCGCCGCGACGGAGGAGAACCTGCGGCGCCTGGGCGCCGAGGTACTGCCCCAGCTGCGCTGA
- a CDS encoding ATP/GTP-binding protein, protein MSPRRNRPKAADSSGRSAEEDRTGRYGGWQSTEDWQGDEWSVRHVAGASAQGKTYRCPGCNQMIPSGVPHVVAWPEHAGVDDRRHWHKACWNARDRRTTRVQRSRNAPRF, encoded by the coding sequence GTGTCCCCGCGTCGAAACCGACCGAAGGCAGCCGACTCGTCAGGCCGGAGTGCCGAGGAGGACCGGACCGGACGGTACGGCGGCTGGCAGTCCACGGAGGACTGGCAGGGCGACGAGTGGAGCGTGCGCCATGTCGCCGGGGCGAGCGCGCAGGGCAAGACCTACCGCTGCCCGGGATGCAACCAGATGATCCCCTCCGGGGTCCCGCACGTGGTGGCGTGGCCGGAGCACGCGGGCGTGGACGACCGCCGGCACTGGCACAAGGCGTGCTGGAACGCGCGGGACCGCCGCACCACGCGGGTGCAGCGGTCCCGTAACGCGCCGAGGTTCTGA
- a CDS encoding ABC transporter permease — protein sequence MSTHQPPMPQASASAPDWQTAPSGSYPGYNSPIPVVRTHLGHALASEWTKIRSVRSTMWTLGVFVVLVVGIGLMAAALVRSQGGEMSGGNTLALGLFGLLIGMMCVITLGVLTTASEYGTGMIRTTMTACPSRGRVLAAKAIVFFSLAFVVTLATVSFVALLQTSMLGDQALAPSGGEWLKSTVGISLYIALLGLLSLLLGSIIRHSAGAITIMIGAVLAPLVLALFMNATSLHDVQTALLEYSIPSQMSVFYDSSLSDSGPTGWDPLWIILGVTAAVYGGAYALLRNRDV from the coding sequence ATGAGCACCCATCAGCCCCCGATGCCGCAGGCCTCCGCGTCCGCGCCCGACTGGCAGACGGCGCCAAGCGGGTCGTACCCCGGTTACAACTCGCCGATCCCGGTCGTGCGCACCCACCTCGGGCACGCGCTGGCGTCCGAGTGGACGAAGATCAGGTCGGTGCGTTCGACGATGTGGACGCTCGGCGTGTTCGTCGTGCTCGTGGTCGGCATCGGCCTGATGGCCGCCGCCCTGGTCAGGAGCCAGGGCGGTGAGATGAGCGGCGGGAACACACTCGCCCTCGGCCTCTTCGGCCTGCTGATCGGCATGATGTGCGTCATCACGCTCGGCGTGCTGACCACGGCGTCCGAGTACGGCACCGGCATGATCCGTACGACGATGACCGCCTGCCCGAGCCGGGGCCGCGTGCTGGCGGCCAAGGCGATCGTGTTCTTCTCGCTCGCCTTCGTGGTGACGCTGGCCACCGTGTCCTTCGTGGCGCTGCTGCAGACGTCCATGCTGGGGGACCAGGCGCTCGCGCCGTCCGGCGGGGAATGGCTGAAGTCCACGGTCGGCATCAGCCTCTACATCGCGCTGCTGGGACTGCTCTCGCTGCTGCTCGGCTCGATCATCCGGCACTCGGCGGGCGCCATCACCATCATGATCGGCGCGGTGCTCGCCCCACTGGTGCTCGCGCTGTTCATGAACGCGACGTCGCTGCACGACGTCCAGACGGCGCTGCTCGAGTACTCGATCCCGAGCCAGATGAGCGTCTTCTACGACAGTTCGCTGAGCGACTCCGGCCCGACCGGCTGGGACCCGCTGTGGATCATCCTGGGCGTGACGGCCGCGGTGTACGGCGGCGCCTACGCGCTGCTGCGCAACAGGGACGTCTGA
- a CDS encoding ABC transporter ATP-binding protein: MIEAAGLTKRYGDKTAVYDLSFQVRPGAVTGFLGPNGSGKSTTMRMILGLDNPTAGTVTIGGYPYRKLPNAPRQVGALLDAKAVHGGRSARSHLLSLAQLSGIPARRVDEVLGVVGLQEVAGKRSKGFSLGMGQRLGIAAALLGDPQVLLFDEPVNGLDPEGILWVRNLMKALAAEGRTVFVSSHLMSEMALTADHLIVIGRGQLLADMSVKDFISANSADFARVRTPDTEPQLREKLTSALTEAGGHVLPEQDGALRVTGLALPRISDLAHESDVRLWELSPHQASLEEAYMRMTQGAVDYRSTIDQKAGLQQPLPPGAQPPMPVPGQGQPGWYAPPPPQHGGQPFAPQGQNPYGGAPAGGGYGAPGAGAPNPYAAPGAPAPNPYAVPVAQAPQAAPAAPARPPVTAPAAPAQPPVAAPAPPAAMPAAAPSPKLSAPLEQGGTPTPTQPEDAR; encoded by the coding sequence ATGATCGAGGCTGCAGGCCTGACCAAGCGGTACGGCGACAAGACCGCCGTGTACGACCTTTCCTTCCAGGTGCGACCCGGTGCCGTGACCGGATTCCTCGGACCCAACGGCTCCGGCAAGTCGACCACCATGCGGATGATCCTCGGGCTCGACAACCCCACCGCCGGCACGGTGACCATCGGCGGATACCCGTACCGCAAGCTGCCCAACGCCCCCCGCCAGGTCGGCGCGCTGCTCGATGCCAAGGCCGTGCACGGCGGCCGGTCCGCCCGCAGCCATCTGCTCAGCCTCGCCCAGCTCTCGGGCATCCCGGCCCGGCGCGTGGACGAGGTGCTCGGGGTCGTCGGCCTCCAGGAAGTGGCGGGAAAGCGCTCCAAGGGCTTCTCCCTCGGCATGGGCCAGCGCCTCGGCATCGCCGCGGCACTGCTCGGCGACCCTCAGGTACTGCTCTTCGACGAGCCGGTCAACGGCCTCGACCCCGAGGGCATCCTCTGGGTCCGCAACCTGATGAAGGCCCTGGCCGCCGAGGGCCGTACGGTCTTCGTCTCCTCGCACCTGATGAGCGAGATGGCGCTGACCGCCGACCACCTCATCGTCATCGGGCGCGGACAGCTGCTCGCCGACATGAGCGTGAAGGACTTCATCTCCGCCAACTCCGCCGACTTCGCGCGCGTGCGCACCCCCGACACCGAGCCGCAGCTGCGCGAGAAGCTGACCTCCGCGCTCACCGAGGCGGGCGGCCACGTCCTGCCGGAGCAGGACGGCGCGCTGCGCGTGACCGGGCTGGCGCTGCCCCGCATCAGCGACCTCGCGCACGAGTCGGACGTACGGCTGTGGGAGCTGTCGCCGCACCAGGCCTCGCTGGAGGAGGCGTACATGCGGATGACGCAGGGCGCCGTCGACTACCGCTCGACCATCGACCAGAAGGCCGGGCTCCAGCAGCCGCTGCCGCCCGGCGCCCAGCCGCCCATGCCGGTCCCCGGCCAGGGCCAGCCGGGCTGGTACGCCCCGCCGCCGCCCCAGCACGGCGGACAGCCGTTCGCGCCGCAGGGCCAGAACCCGTACGGCGGCGCGCCGGCGGGCGGTGGCTACGGTGCTCCCGGCGCGGGGGCCCCGAACCCGTACGCCGCTCCGGGCGCCCCCGCCCCGAACCCGTACGCGGTGCCCGTCGCACAGGCCCCGCAGGCCGCGCCCGCGGCTCCCGCCCGGCCTCCGGTGACCGCTCCCGCGGCTCCCGCGCAGCCTCCGGTGGCCGCACCGGCCCCGCCCGCCGCGATGCCCGCCGCCGCCCCTTCCCCCAAGCTCTCGGCTCCGCTCGAGCAGGGAGGCACCCCCACCCCGACCCAGCCCGAGGACGCCCGATGA
- a CDS encoding cellulose-binding protein, producing the protein MSDTSPYGFELVRRGYDRAQVDERISKLVSDRDSALARITALEKRIEELHLETQNAQAQVTDAEPSYAGLGARVEKILRLAEEEAKDLREEARRAAEQHRELAESAAQQVRNDAESFASERKAKAEDEGVRIVEKAKSDASQLRSEAQKDAQSKREEADALFEETRAKAAQAAADFETNLAKRRDQSERDLASRQQKAEKRLAEIEHRAEQLRLEAEKLRTDAERRARQTVETAQRQAEDIVADANAKADRIRSESERELAALTNRRDSINAQLTNVREMLATLTGAAVAAAGAPVEDEPISRGVPAQQTR; encoded by the coding sequence ATGAGCGACACTTCCCCCTACGGCTTCGAGCTTGTGCGGCGTGGGTACGACCGCGCTCAGGTGGACGAACGGATCTCGAAGCTCGTCTCCGACCGTGACAGCGCTCTCGCCCGCATCACCGCTCTGGAAAAGCGCATCGAAGAGCTCCACCTCGAGACGCAGAACGCCCAGGCCCAGGTCACCGACGCGGAACCGTCGTACGCCGGTCTCGGTGCGCGGGTCGAGAAGATCCTGCGCCTCGCCGAGGAAGAGGCGAAGGACCTGCGTGAGGAGGCGCGGCGCGCGGCCGAGCAGCACCGCGAGCTCGCCGAGTCCGCGGCTCAGCAGGTCCGTAACGACGCCGAGTCCTTCGCCTCGGAGCGCAAGGCCAAGGCCGAGGACGAGGGCGTCCGGATCGTCGAGAAGGCGAAGAGCGACGCCTCTCAGCTGCGTTCCGAGGCCCAGAAGGACGCCCAGTCCAAGCGTGAGGAGGCGGACGCCCTCTTCGAGGAGACCCGCGCCAAGGCCGCTCAGGCCGCCGCGGACTTCGAGACGAACCTGGCCAAGCGCCGCGACCAGTCCGAGCGCGACCTGGCCTCCCGTCAGCAGAAGGCCGAGAAGCGCCTGGCCGAGATCGAGCACCGCGCCGAGCAGCTCCGCCTGGAGGCGGAGAAGCTGCGCACCGACGCCGAGCGCCGTGCCCGTCAGACGGTGGAGACGGCTCAGCGTCAGGCCGAGGACATCGTGGCCGACGCGAACGCCAAGGCCGACCGTATCCGTTCGGAATCCGAGCGCGAGCTGGCCGCCCTGACCAACCGTCGCGACAGCATCAACGCTCAGCTGACGAACGTCCGCGAGATGCTCGCCACGCTCACGGGTGCCGCGGTGGCCGCCGCCGGCGCGCCGGTCGAGGACGAGCCGATCTCCCGGGGCGTTCCGGCGCAGCAGACCCGGTGA
- the scy gene encoding polarized growth protein Scy translates to MRGYESQEREPAADVDHLSRFEAEMKRLKTEREKAIQHAEDLGYQVEVLRAKLHEARRTLMTRPAYDGGDIGYQAEQLLRNAQMQADQLRQDAERELSQVRAQTQRLLQEHAEQAARLQTELHQEAVTRRQQLDQELSERRQTVESHVNENVAWAEQLRARTESQARRLLDESRAEADQAMAAARAETERLTREARERVAGEAESARSEAEQILRRARTDAERLLNAASTQAQEATEHAERLRSSTASESDAARRQAGELSRAAEERMAQAEEALRKAQSEAEKMLTEAKEAAAKALSSAEAANETRTRTAKEQVARLVGEATKEAETTRADAEQVVTDARAEAEKILAEAGEKARSLTAEETASQLSKAARTAEEVLNKASEEAQRTTRAAAEEAERIRGEAESEADRLRAQAHDIAEELKGAAKDDTKEYRAKTVELQEEARRLRGEAEQLRADAVAEGESIRAEARREAVTQIEEAAKSAEELLAKAKADADELRKSATTDSEKVRTEAIERATALRRQAEETLERTREEADKLREEAGERAESVRSDAEQAARELREEAERAVEARREEAAGELTRLQTETQERLETAEQALTDAREEAAGIRREAGEESERLRSEAAERSRTLRQQAEAEAERLRDEAAADAAASRAEGESVAVRLRSEAAAEAERLKTEAQESADRVRAEAQAAAERLGAEASETLAAAQEEAARRRREAEELLGGAREEADQERRRAREQSEELLASARKRVEEAQTEATRLVEEADRRATEMVSAAEQHAQQVRDSVAGLHEQAQEEITGLRSAAEHAADRTRREAEEEADRVRSDAYAERERASEDASRLRRESSEETEAAKALAEHTVTEAAAESERLRSEASEYAQRVRTEASDALAEADQAASRTRADAREDANRIRSDAATQVDTLITEARNEAERLQNETIAEADRVRTEALTEADRLQTETVTEADRVRAEALAEADRVRVEAVANAEQLISDATGDAERLRAEAADTVGSAQQHAERLRGEAQRLRANAETESERLVNSAREESERTLDEARRDANKRRSEAAEQVDTLITETAAEADKLLTEAQQQALKTTAEAEAQADTMVGAARSEAERIVSEATVEGNSRVEKSRTDADGLLVGARRDATAIRERAEELRDRITTEIEELHERARREASETMKSTGDRCDALIKAAEEQLAKAEAKAKELVSDANSEAGKVRIAAVKKAEGLLKEAEQKKAKLVKEAEDLKAEAIREARATVEEGKRELEVLVRRREDINSEISRVQDVLEALESFEAPAGGKDGGVKAGASVGAPRSGGKSSDG, encoded by the coding sequence GTGCGGGGCTACGAGAGCCAGGAGCGAGAGCCGGCGGCTGACGTCGACCACCTCTCTCGGTTCGAGGCCGAGATGAAGCGGCTGAAGACCGAGCGGGAAAAGGCGATCCAGCACGCCGAGGACCTCGGCTACCAGGTCGAGGTGCTGCGCGCCAAGCTTCACGAGGCGCGCCGCACGCTGATGACCCGGCCCGCCTATGACGGCGGTGACATCGGGTATCAGGCCGAACAGTTGCTTCGCAATGCCCAGATGCAGGCCGACCAGCTGCGTCAGGACGCCGAGCGGGAACTGAGCCAGGTAAGAGCGCAGACCCAGCGGCTGCTCCAGGAGCACGCCGAGCAGGCGGCCCGGCTCCAGACGGAGCTGCACCAGGAGGCGGTGACCCGCCGCCAGCAGCTGGACCAGGAGCTGTCCGAGCGCCGGCAGACCGTCGAGTCGCACGTCAACGAGAACGTGGCCTGGGCCGAGCAGTTGCGCGCCCGCACGGAGTCGCAGGCGCGCCGGCTGCTGGACGAGTCCCGCGCGGAGGCCGACCAGGCGATGGCGGCGGCCCGGGCCGAGACCGAACGGCTGACCCGGGAGGCCCGCGAGCGGGTGGCCGGCGAGGCCGAGTCCGCCCGCAGCGAGGCCGAGCAGATCCTGCGCCGTGCCCGCACGGACGCCGAGCGACTGCTGAACGCCGCCTCCACGCAGGCCCAGGAGGCCACCGAGCACGCCGAGCGGCTGCGCAGTTCCACCGCCAGCGAGTCGGACGCCGCCCGCCGTCAGGCCGGCGAGCTGAGCCGTGCCGCCGAGGAGCGGATGGCGCAGGCCGAGGAAGCGCTGCGCAAGGCGCAGTCCGAGGCCGAGAAGATGCTGACCGAGGCCAAGGAGGCTGCCGCCAAGGCGCTGTCGAGCGCCGAGGCCGCCAACGAGACGCGTACGCGTACGGCGAAGGAACAGGTCGCCCGCCTCGTCGGTGAGGCCACCAAGGAGGCCGAGACCACCCGGGCCGATGCCGAGCAGGTGGTCACCGACGCGCGCGCCGAGGCCGAGAAGATCCTCGCGGAGGCGGGCGAGAAGGCCCGCAGCCTCACCGCCGAGGAGACGGCCAGCCAGCTGTCGAAGGCGGCCAGGACGGCCGAGGAGGTCCTCAACAAGGCCTCGGAGGAAGCCCAGCGGACCACCAGGGCGGCGGCCGAGGAGGCCGAGCGGATCCGCGGCGAGGCCGAGTCCGAGGCGGACCGGCTGCGTGCCCAGGCGCACGACATCGCCGAGGAGCTCAAGGGCGCGGCGAAGGACGACACCAAGGAGTACCGCGCCAAGACGGTCGAGCTGCAGGAGGAGGCCCGGCGCCTGCGCGGCGAGGCCGAGCAGCTGCGCGCCGACGCCGTCGCCGAGGGCGAGTCGATCCGTGCCGAGGCCCGCCGCGAGGCGGTGACGCAGATCGAGGAGGCGGCCAAGTCCGCCGAGGAGCTGCTGGCCAAGGCCAAGGCCGACGCCGACGAGCTGCGCAAGAGCGCGACGACGGACAGCGAGAAGGTCCGCACCGAGGCCATCGAGCGCGCGACCGCGCTGCGCCGGCAGGCCGAGGAGACCCTGGAGCGCACCCGCGAGGAGGCCGACAAGCTCCGCGAGGAGGCCGGCGAGCGGGCCGAGTCGGTCAGGTCCGACGCCGAGCAGGCCGCGCGCGAGCTGCGCGAGGAGGCCGAGCGTGCGGTCGAGGCCCGCCGCGAGGAGGCCGCCGGCGAGCTGACGCGGCTCCAGACGGAGACCCAGGAGCGGCTGGAGACGGCCGAGCAGGCTCTCACGGACGCCCGTGAGGAGGCGGCCGGCATCCGGCGCGAGGCCGGCGAGGAGTCCGAGCGGCTGCGCTCGGAGGCCGCCGAACGCAGCCGTACGCTGCGGCAGCAGGCCGAGGCCGAGGCCGAACGGCTGCGGGACGAGGCCGCGGCCGACGCGGCCGCCTCGCGCGCCGAGGGCGAGAGCGTCGCCGTACGTCTGCGGTCGGAGGCCGCCGCCGAGGCGGAGCGGCTGAAGACGGAGGCGCAGGAGAGCGCCGACCGGGTCCGCGCGGAGGCGCAGGCCGCCGCCGAGCGGCTCGGCGCGGAAGCGTCCGAGACGCTGGCCGCCGCCCAGGAGGAGGCCGCCCGGCGCCGCCGCGAGGCGGAGGAACTGCTCGGGGGCGCCCGCGAGGAGGCCGACCAGGAGCGCCGGCGGGCCCGCGAGCAGAGCGAGGAACTGCTGGCCTCGGCGCGCAAGCGCGTGGAGGAGGCGCAGACCGAGGCGACCCGGCTGGTCGAGGAGGCCGACCGGCGCGCCACGGAGATGGTGTCCGCCGCCGAGCAGCACGCCCAGCAGGTACGGGACTCCGTCGCCGGGCTGCACGAGCAGGCGCAGGAGGAGATCACCGGACTGCGTTCGGCCGCCGAGCACGCGGCGGACCGCACCCGCAGGGAGGCCGAGGAGGAGGCGGACCGGGTCCGCTCCGACGCCTACGCCGAGCGGGAGCGGGCGAGCGAGGACGCCTCGCGTCTGCGTCGCGAGTCGAGCGAGGAGACGGAGGCCGCCAAGGCGCTCGCGGAGCACACGGTCACGGAGGCGGCCGCGGAGTCCGAGCGGCTGCGCTCGGAGGCGTCGGAGTACGCGCAGCGGGTGCGTACGGAGGCGTCGGACGCCCTCGCCGAGGCGGACCAGGCGGCGTCGCGCACCCGGGCGGACGCCCGGGAGGACGCCAACCGCATCCGTTCGGACGCGGCGACGCAGGTGGACACCCTCATCACCGAGGCCCGCAACGAGGCGGAGCGGCTCCAGAACGAGACGATCGCCGAGGCCGACCGGGTGCGCACCGAGGCGCTGACCGAGGCCGACCGGCTCCAGACGGAGACCGTCACCGAGGCCGACCGGGTGCGCGCGGAGGCGCTCGCCGAGGCGGACCGGGTGCGCGTGGAGGCCGTCGCGAACGCCGAGCAGCTCATCTCGGACGCCACCGGCGACGCCGAGCGGCTGCGTGCCGAGGCAGCCGACACGGTCGGCTCGGCCCAGCAGCACGCGGAGCGGCTGCGCGGCGAGGCCCAGCGGCTCCGGGCGAACGCGGAGACGGAGAGCGAACGGCTCGTCAACTCCGCGCGCGAGGAGTCCGAGCGGACCCTCGACGAGGCCCGCAGGGACGCCAACAAGCGGCGTTCGGAGGCGGCCGAGCAGGTCGACACGCTCATCACGGAGACCGCGGCCGAGGCCGACAAGCTGCTCACCGAGGCCCAACAGCAGGCCCTGAAGACCACCGCCGAGGCGGAGGCGCAGGCCGACACGATGGTGGGCGCGGCCCGCAGCGAGGCCGAGCGGATCGTCTCCGAGGCGACCGTCGAGGGCAACTCGCGGGTGGAGAAGTCCCGTACGGACGCGGACGGCCTGCTGGTCGGCGCGCGCCGGGACGCGACCGCGATCCGGGAGCGCGCGGAGGAGCTGCGCGACCGGATCACCACCGAGATCGAGGAGCTGCACGAGCGGGCCCGCCGCGAGGCCTCCGAGACGATGAAGTCCACCGGCGACCGCTGCGACGCGCTCATCAAGGCCGCCGAGGAGCAGCTCGCCAAGGCCGAGGCGAAGGCCAAGGAGCTGGTGTCGGACGCCAATTCCGAGGCCGGCAAGGTGCGCATCGCCGCGGTGAAGAAGGCCGAGGGCCTGTTGAAGGAGGCCGAGCAGAAGAAGGCCAAGCTGGTCAAGGAGGCCGAGGACCTGAAGGCCGAGGCGATCCGCGAGGCCCGGGCCACGGTCGAGGAGGGCAAGCGGGAGCTGGAGGTCCTGGTGCGCAGGCGCGAGGACATCAACTCCGAGATCTCCCGGGTTCAGGACGTCCTGGAAGCACTGGAGTCCTTCGAGGCTCCGGCGGGCGGCAAGGACGGCGGGGTCAAGGCCGGCGCGAGCGTGGGTGCCCCTCGATCGGGTGGGAAGTCCTCGGACGGCTAG
- the mce gene encoding methylmalonyl-CoA epimerase translates to MLTRIDHIGIACHDLDTTVEFYRATYGFEVFHTEVNEEQGVREAMLRINGTSDGGASYLQLLEPTREDSAVGKWLAKNGEGVHHIAFGTADVDQDAADIREKGVRVLYEEPRRGSMGSRITFLHPKDCHGVLTELVTSASVESPEH, encoded by the coding sequence ATGCTGACGCGAATCGACCACATCGGGATCGCCTGTCACGACCTCGACACCACCGTCGAGTTCTACCGCGCGACCTACGGCTTCGAGGTGTTCCACACCGAGGTCAACGAAGAGCAGGGTGTGCGGGAGGCCATGCTCAGGATCAACGGGACCTCGGACGGCGGCGCCTCCTACCTCCAGCTCCTGGAACCGACCCGCGAGGACTCCGCGGTCGGCAAGTGGCTGGCGAAGAACGGAGAGGGCGTACATCACATCGCCTTCGGCACCGCGGACGTGGACCAGGACGCCGCGGACATCCGCGAGAAGGGCGTACGCGTGCTGTACGAAGAGCCACGACGCGGTTCCATGGGCTCCCGGATCACCTTCCTGCACCCGAAGGATTGCCACGGAGTCCTGACAGAACTGGTCACTTCGGCCTCAGTTGAGTCACCTGAGCACTGA